TGTTCAATAATCGCAATGTCTTGCGTTGCTTGAGCAAAGTCGGCTAATACTTTAGCTCCGATTTCTTTGTGAGTAATCATCCGCCCTTTAAAGCGAATAGAAACCTTCACTTTATTTCCTTTTTCAAGGAACTTACGTGCGTTGCGAAGTTTTGTATCAAAGTCACCTTTGTCAATCGTTGGACTGAGACGAACTTCTTTCACGGTAACAACACTTTGCTTTTTGCGTTGTTCTTTTTGTTTTTTCTGATACTCAAATTTGAACTTTCCATAGTCCATAATTTTTGCAACAGGCGGTTTAGCTTGTGGTTGAATCAGAACAAGATCCACATTTGCATCGTCAGCAATCGCTTGCGCTTCGCTAAGTGGTTTAATGCCCAATTGCTCACCATCAAGACCGATCAAACGAACTTCACGTACACGAATTTCATCATTGATGAATAAGTCTTGTTTTGCTATGGTTTTC
This Streptococcus anginosus DNA region includes the following protein-coding sequences:
- the infC gene encoding translation initiation factor IF-3 → MKTIAKQDLFINDEIRVREVRLIGLDGEQLGIKPLSEAQAIADDANVDLVLIQPQAKPPVAKIMDYGKFKFEYQKKQKEQRKKQSVVTVKEVRLSPTIDKGDFDTKLRNARKFLEKGNKVKVSIRFKGRMITHKEIGAKVLADFAQATQDIAIIEQRAKMDGRQMFMQLAPIPDKK